Within Topomyia yanbarensis strain Yona2022 chromosome 2, ASM3024719v1, whole genome shotgun sequence, the genomic segment ATATTGACGGAAGCAAAAACAGTAGACTCGTCTTTTTCAGGATAAAAAGCGCCGCCTGGAAGAGTCTGAGAAAGAGGATATGGAGCTGCTGTATCGCTCTCCGGAAACGCGGGCGTCCttcaagaagctgaatgactctcacaacggttttgtgccgcgggcTGAAATGTGTAGAGACAAGGAATATGGCATGTTGCcggacgaacgtgaggtggtcggaaggtggaggcagtactacaatgaacatctgaatggtgcgcaggcggacaatcgggcgttcgaggaggacgattatgtcagtgtcgcagccgacggggatgtgccggcgcccactatgaatgaggttaacaaggctattcaacagcttaagaacaacaaggcagctggtaaggatggtctagGAGCTGAACTCTTCAAGGTGAGTCCGGACAAACTGACGGAATGCATGCAacgaataatcgaaagaatctgggacagggaacagctaccggaggagtgaaAGGAAGGGGTCATCAGCCCGATATACTAGAAAGGCGACAAAAtggactgtgaaaactacagagcgatcacagtaacaaatgccgcttacaaagtgctatcccataTTCTGTTCCGGCGTCtatcaccgctggtaaatggatttgtcggTAGTTATCAGGCTGGTTTCAGcaacaaacgaccaaatctttactatacgacaaatcctccaaaaattccgtgaataccaggtcccgacacatcacctgttcatcgactttaaagtcggatatgacacggtggaccgtgtGGAGCTAAGGAAAATAATGAacgagaacggcttccctggaaagctgacaagactgattaaggctacgatggatggtgtaaggtgttatgtcaaaatttcgggcggcctctcgggtccgtttgaaacacgcaggggactaagacaaggcgatgggtGTCCTACCTGCTGTttttcacgaggtccggacagttcgtgtgcttcgctgacgacgtagacataatcggtagaaacaaggagacggtaaCAGATCTATATACCCGACTGAAGCacgaagcagcacgagtaggactgaagataaatgtgtctaagacgaagtacattttggctggcggaaccgatcgcgatatggaacgcttgggcagtagtattacgatcgacggcgacgagttcgaggtggtcGACGAGTTAATCTATCTAtgctcattggtgactgcggacaataacaccagccgggagatcagaaggcgtattatctcgggaagtcgtgcttactatgggctccacaaaactttgagatccagaaagcctcaccaccgcacgaaatgcgccatgtacaacacactgattagaccggtggttctctacgggcacgaaacgtggacaatgctcgaggaggatctgcaagcactcgaagtcttcgaaagaagggtgctgagaacgatcttcggtggtgtgcaggaggatggcgcgtggaggagaaggatgaaccacgaacttgcgcgactctatggtgagccaagtatccggaaagtagctcaagctggaagggtacggcgggcggggcatgttgtgaggatgccggacaacaaccccaccaagttggtttcCACCTCCAACtcggcaggtacaagacggagaagagcgcagcgttcccggttgctggaccaagtggagcagaacctggcgagcagcaactgaccgagtgacgtggcggaatattgcggaacagattaaatcatgataatatgatgtataatcaggaaatataatataaatataCTTACCATACCGtgtcttattgctacaatggtcTATTTGCGCGGCACAAACATGAGTTTGAAGCGACATCATATTTTGTTCCGTCCTgtgcgattgccattcaaaatcctAGCTCACTGAAGCAAGGGATCTTTGTAGCAGCTAATCCCTATCCCCAGTAGATGCATGCACGACAAACTCGGATACCACGCCATCTATCTCAACTTTGTGGACGggcatgtagacgcggtagCCCTTCATTGAATACTTGTCGCTAGTAATGCTATTTGCTTACTTTAGGCAAAATATTATCAGGGAGATCTTTCGAGACATCTTTGCGTCTATTCTTTCGAAATGTTTTGAGTGCTTTTTGGATTATCTGTCATTATGTAAGCAGAAAGAAGACCAGATATGGCCTGAATGAGATCAATGTGCATGATGTTaaacgaattttgttcgacatccattttgtCATCAATTGGGCGCGAGGTAAAAACTTCAAGAATACTAAGGAAGCGATAGAAATTACAGGAGATATAAGGAATTGAAAAACGAGTCAAGGGACAGAAAAGCAAAAGTGTGATCGATTTTGAGGATGTGTGCTAACGATTTATTTAGTAACTTGTAAAAAGAATGTGTAAAAACCTTTAACAGCAACAGATCATGAAAGCATCATTGTTCAACTCGCTTGTGGTGAAAAAGGGTAGGAAATTTTTTAGGCATAAACGGAACATCCTGACGGACAGGTAAAGCAAGTCTAAAGATTTGCACCCTAATTAACAATCCCTAATTAATCAGATCACTGGTCCTAAAAATTGTCTCTCGAGTATATTTAgttttctaaattctaaatagggagcatctatctatctatctgctGTCTTCAAAACATGATTTCACGATTCTAGAGCTCAGGATTCACGAACGAGCTTCCACCGAATCTTTGGGATATCTAGTTTGTTTGATATTTCTAACAAACGGAAATAAATATTATGGTTGTCGAAGGAAtaattattcaaataaattcttccattttttcTGTAATAGAGTTGAATTTCCCAAGAAATCGCCTGCTTAGCGCATCAATCTACATGTAAACTGTACATTTCCATCCGTCAACTATCAAATACCGCAATGATGATATTACAGAAAAAGCAGCAGCGAACTTCTgtttaatattttcccaaaacagGTTGTGAAATTGTTGTCCAAAGGCGCAActtaaaaaatttcattacaCCTGCGCAAACCCTTATCGTGCTAGTGGAAGAATTTGTTCCCGCCAAGGACGCCAGCCTTAGAAGAGAAATGAAATCTAGATCTGCCTGATGAACCTAGTGCTGATAAgtgttttattgccatgtgGACATTacattattgttcgaaagttgaaCTTAAAAAGAGAGCTTTTGTGAGTACTAAAGGGGCTCACAACTGGGAATCCGCCAAGGGCgtcagaagaccacgctacggttCTGAGTTCGATTGCGTGGTACAGGATGACGAAACCTATGTCAAAGCAGACTTTTAATAGCATCATGGACAGGAATATTATACGTCAACTGGAACATTAAATGTCGCAGAGAATTTCAAACACATTAAGCTGTCGAAGTTCACAAAGAAATATCTcgtttggcaggccatctgttctTGTGGCTTGAAGAGCGACATTTACATCACAACCCGGACTATATACCAGGAAATTCATGTGCAAAAGTGCCTGGATAAACATCTGTTGCCTTTTCGTTGTTTGGCATCTTGCCATAACGAAAAAAAGCCATGAAGTGGTATATCGCGAACAACGTCTAGGTGGTGCTCAAGGACATGAACCCTCCCAACACGCCATAGCACCacctaaagaaaaaaaaattgaacgatCGTCAAGCGTAACGTCAAGAAGACGCGAAGGACAGTTGTCGGCGAGGCGAAGTTCAACGAAAAAAATGGGGGAAAGACACCAACGAGGATGtgcaaaacttgatgaaagGAGTCAAACGAAAGGCCCGGTAATTCGCATTTCTCTAAAATAAAGGcttgagtgaatatttttttgtgaaagtgacatgatttgatttgttaaaataaaatttgaccgaTTTATACACATTCTTAATTGACCAATTTTTGATCGTGACACCTGTTAGTTCAAATTATTTGTCAGTGGCCGTACCTTCCGTATGCCAATGTTATTCTTTTTCCCACAATTTAGCGCCCAATTACATATCGGAAGCAAGTTAAAAAATGCAGCAAACTAGTGTAatcatatttaaatttttcaattcataATTGATCTATTTTTAGGCATTTTGTAATAAATTAATCAACCAAGGGAAGTAAAACGTGTATTAGATTTGATATTTTCGTTGCGAACCTAGTATTTGAACACTTGGTGGCCCATCGAAGTAAACGATACGTGAAACAAGCTCCATCCAAATGTTCAAATATTACCTTAACGACGAAAATGTTAAATACCGTCTAATGGGATGGGTTCTTTGCCAGTTAAGTAAACAGAAACGCTCGCTAGAAAATCATTATataaacgaaagaaaatctcaACAAATCACTAAACTCAACCTAGTACAATCAAGCAAGATGAAGTTCGTCCTAGTTCTCGCAATGCTGTTGGCCGTAGTCTGCGCAATGCCAGCTCCCGAAGAGGACCTTACCTCTCAGTTGCTGGCCATCCAGACCGCCATCGAGAGCAACCCAGAGCTGGCCAATGGATGGTTGAGTACCGCGTGGAACTGGGTGAAGAACAACAAGGACACTATCGGCCAGATCGCCGGTGGCATTCTGAGCTTGTAAGTTGAGGATTGAAATTGAGTCAGTTGATAGGAGAATGAATTAACAAAACGTAATATTCTATTTCAGGGGATAAATAATTCAAACGACCCTAGAGATTGCGCACTATCTGGATTTGTGCTTAattgaaacaaatattttgatcACAATAAAATTCGAACTACTTCAACATGTTatttttgacaatgtgtctttTAGAAACGATACATGCAGATAACCGATCGAGTAGTTTTCCATGTAATTCGCTTGTTTGTATTGGGACACACAACGGACTTTTCTGTTTCGGCACCAACCAGAGCTATTGTGCTTTGCTACCCGAGTCATCACTCGGGACCCCAGTCtgctaaaaaaaactttgtttccCCTCTCTTCACATCGATTGATGGAAGTCTGTTATCTCATTACACTCCCTCGCTCGTGTTTGTGTCTATGTCCTCGTCGCtagagctttgattttcgctgttacagtaaaccaacacgttatacaatggatttaaagtagtgttcttcctTTTTTTATGATAtagctgacattggtgaacagtaacggaaaatctatcaagaaaacgggatcatagttattagcaaggatgcaaaatgcctaccttttctgcgactgtaatttttctgcctacattctcatttctctctcgatgctgctgtcattcgctagtgcaggacgcccagcgctgtacggctgcctgtgtgcaaagcagtaacatgacaaaaaactactgtccccagtacagccaccagacgcgagcggtacagcttctctttccttattttacattttttaatattttcaatctttttaatatttttattcaaaaattacgacaatgaatgcggctcatttacgccacggccggcatcaacgctttcgtgtgcgggcctctcccagagaaaagtgtacaaagcgagagaacaaactttactacgccacactctcaccgagcagtcggagtacagcagcaaaacaaaaatgtattctactgctgtacgagaaaatgtactcggtttggctaccgttctggcaagagctgtagtgatgcgtcgctgtagcgggctgtacggcttgtacaaatgtaaatataccgaaaaaaatgtagaaagattcaatgacactgtatggaaaaatgcatttgatattttacgacttttgacgtcaaaaatgagctcagcacctcaaaatcagcttaaattgtgattttcagctaaattaggtaacatttgaggttttgtccgacttttgatTGAAGACTGGTGGCGGATGCAATTTATAACCCCTCCTATGTGTTTGAGCCACCTGGGTGTTTCCTATTGACTGCTCTGCCTTGAATAGCCGCCTCATGATTGGCAATTTTCccctttttcgtgaacttttcaattttaccgatttttaatgGACTTTCTTTTAGTGCAcaaatattaaattattaacaaTATTCAAGTTAGGTGTTTCTAAATCGCGCCcttctaaaaaatacttttccacGGTTTCATTTCATTCCGAACAGATATAGAAATTGCATCGCGTTGCTCGTACTTTTCGAACTAAGTATCGGTTTAACCAAGCCGAGCATTAAAGATGGTTAAATGAAAAGAGCCGATTTGAGATATCAAAGGTTCAGTGTGCGCCAAAGAGAACCAGTATCGTACATTACCGCTCACCCCGTAAATGAAGAATCTGATGTTGCTCTAGATGTGTACGATCCAAGATCATTTTGAATCTGCCTTTCAGCTTGGTTTGTATAGCACACGTAACTAAACTTTCTATtgtgaatttttatttaaaagtacaatatatttaaaaaacttgTTACAGTAAAAAGGTATTTACCAGCCAGTGGTTCTGTGCCGCGATTCCTACTCTAACATATATTGATAATCACTAGTGCCTAGCTCCTGCTTGCTCCAGCTCCGCTATTCGTCGCTTGAGCGCTTCATTTTCCCGCTGCAACGCCATGAAACGCTGTGTAAACTCATCATTCGTTAGCAGTAAGCCAAAGCCTGTTTGTGTGACCTCGTCGATCCGTTCCAGTTTCTTGTGCGTCTCCTGCCAAAGATTGAAAGTGCCCATCCATGCATGACTACGCGTGGCTTGGGCGGTGTACTTACGATCAACTTTGTTCTGAAAAAAGTGTTCTTTCATTTCCTCCCGAAACTCGTCACGCAAGTAGGAAAGCTCCTGTTTCAGCTCCTGGAATGCGGCCTGAATGTTAGCAGGCATCGTGTCGGTTTTTGCCGAAAGAGCCGTTTTTGGTGTTTCCCAATACTCTGTGGAAAGGTCGACATTATCTGTGATCGGTGTAGAAgtattttcctttttgttttctttgttcTCCGGATTTACTGAGCGACGGTGTGAATCTCGTTTGGAAGCAACGTTTGATACTCTTTGAGCTTCTATATTAAGCTCTGGCGAAATCTCCGCTAAGGCACGACTGTTATCAACATCCGATTCTTCCCGGATGTTCTCCAAATTTATAGTAGAACGCCGGCCGCGATCTATGGAACATTGCTTCTTCACTGAAGTTCTCTTAATCAAACGATTAACGTTAACAAATCCTTCGTCCTGATTTGCGTTACTCGTGGGGGCAGATTCAATTTGATCCAGATCTAAATTACTGTCATCCAAGTATCCCATTAGATTATTGCCACCCATGTTGAGACTGCCCCGGGGCTCGATGCTTGACCGAGAAGAAGTGCTCAGCCGTGATACATAATCCATTGAATCTCGCCGCTGCAGGAACAAATCAATGTCACCCATGAAACTGTCCTGATCTGATCTTATACCAGGGGTGGTTAGTGGAGAATCGACCGCCATTGGAGTTGCTGGTATGGGAACACTCTCTCCTATTACTTCAGATTGCTTGGGAATTTGCGACTGCTCAAAACTAAGCTGGCTTTTCTCACTTTCTACTCGCTTCGGAACGAAAGCAATACTATTCACTATACTGTCATGTATTGCATTCGTAGTGAGAGGTGCGGATAAATTCCTCAAATCGTACCCGTAAACGCAGCCTTTTAAATTTCCGACACAAAAGTATCCTCCACACTCGGACACCGCAAGAGATTCGAATGGATAGTTGGAATTAATTTGCCAAGTAATACTCTTCTTTCGTGTATCAAAAATGTTAATCACATTATCATACCCGACGCTAAAGAGATTATCCGGACAGCTAGCGATCATGGCAATATCCCGACATGGAGCATTATGCGCATCCGGTTGATTAAAGGCGATCTTTTTAGCCTGAGTATCGTACACCATAACCGAACCATTGTACGATGCAACCGAGAGTATGAAACGCCTTGTTGGATGGAAACGAGCTTTTGTGGTGCTgtaaacgatgaaataaaaaaaaatcggttagCGGTCCTTTATGttcaatttgtaatttgtaacttttcaattttattgagCAAAATAACCTATTAATACAGACTTTGAATCACACCAATTGTAATATTATAATTTTATGTTAACATGATTGGCATTGGACCTTATGTACTTACTAGCAGGTTATCTAGCTTAAAAAGTCAGAAATTACACTCTCAACAACATcacgggccctattctcacagtcacgtcatgTAATGActagaaggattttttttttctagtcactgggtgacgtgactgtgagaatagggccccacaATTAAACTGTTTTTATTCGGAAAACCCATCCGTCCCCATAAATCAAAacggtgcgtttcgactttgaaTACAGCACAGTACTCACTTTTTATCAAAAGTCATCGTCGCCACACGGCTGCTGGTTTTCATTCCATACAGATTAACCGTCCCATTCTCGTAGACGGCTGCCAGAACGTCATCAGTGATGCTAAAGTCCATAAAAGTTACCCCGTTGGCAAGCCGATCCGGTTCCAGCCGTTTTGTATTGGTCGACTTTTTGTAGTTCATCAGCCTAATAAGCCCCGATGTAAAACCTATCGCAATTTCTTCCCGATCCGTCTTTGGGCAGGCTACGCAATACAGACTAtccattgtaatttttttcacgTTCGCAATAGTAGCTGTTGAGTGAAGCAAGTTTTACAGATATTTTATGTAAAAGTGAGGTACAACTTACGTTTTCCTTCTACATCCTTTATCCTCATCATCTCGACGCCCCAGTTTTTATTGGTCCGGAGAAACAGCTTCTTGTCCGGAAAGAAATGGCAGTCGCTTCCATTGCTGTTCACATGAGCGCTGGTACACAACGGCTCCATAGCCGGGAACGTGTGCAGCTGAGTGTCCTTCGCGCAGGATATAATATCGTACATTTTGGCCTTATATTTTGTAGATAATGGTCAATAAAAGAACTTGGAACCCGTTTGGAATCCGATTTAACTATGACAACGCGAAATTCGATTCACTGTTGTACCCGTTGTACCGGTTTTTTCTAATCCGTCAGTTTGTCTTTTTGCGCTTTTGGATGTTGTTCTGATCGATCTTTCTTTTTCTGACATTCTCAATAAGTGacatttgtgaagttttacaaATATTGGTCCAGGTGGCAAATTTATGTGCAAACAGAACCAGAAAcagaaaggtggaaacatttaaATGCCACTCATAACAGAAAAGTTTTTCCCCAGGATGAAGCAATATCCACactcagaattttatttatgcatcgatagcatacttttctatttgcatctcgtttcttctgctgtaaattttatgcagtGGACAtgttcggtctatccactcattgaatgcttactcagtgcacactgaaaaaaaaaattcaaagttagcatactttctattcccgtctcttttcttctgctgtgatttttatgcattttcatgcatatacttctagtatgcaatcaatgagtggatagaccgaatatgtccaatgcataaaggCAGATAGacaagtatgctatcgatgcataaataaaattctgcgtgcaGAAACTTTTTGCTGGAAAGTACACTGCAAATAATCCGCACATTGAACTCAAGTGTTCTACACTTGATTTTGCCGCATCTGTCCTCACACTTAGATCTCATGTGTTAAGACACTTATTAACATATTTCTTTGAATCACGTTATTTTCAATAGAGGCCACACCAtacagtgccaatctgggcaagttgttgtgctactaagaagaaaacgcttcaaagtattcagaaaaaaaattctgaagatgattttgaagcgtcctccctggtttagcacaaatgagttgcacagactcgcaaacatggaaacattagaaattatgacgaacagtattataagcaacttccgacaaaactcgttgcaatcttcaattgcaatcTTCAACGATTAGCtctgtttatagtttataagttagtttataagatttgtttagctccttattcagaagacaagtaggttttaaacatcctactgaaaaaaatatacttaactgcgaaagcatattataacttaataataattaactgaattatgtaaacaatagggatgaatagtcaccacttgtggctgaacacccaatatactaaattagaaatgtaatgcaaacaaaacaatataatcaaatagaaaacaaaatataaaaaaatggatGATGAAAcaaggttcaaagttcgtcaggaatcttcttgtactaaatattaatttttaattcttttgtttacgaggtggtttcttgttattctttctaagctcagtttttctttgtttctcttcctttactttccttttttcttcgGTTTTCGCCTTGTGGTATTAAATTGTTCGGCTcaatgttaaaacagcaggactacgtcgcatgaatcgtgatgttcctgttcgtgtgagtgtttcaggcgattctaggaattcagcaagcacactcttattatcattatttagctgtgatatgtctcttagatttgtcaacatatagctcgtcgaattcaacaaattcgaactacaaatgttcttcaacatggatttcagaagtctcctctttggtcatattatggtcttcaagcatatgttcctcaatcgtttgattttcgacatccattggtttgaacatttttaaataatttgaccaaaaagagaaggcgacctaccgttacgaaatttttcaccttttcattattctaactcgataaacaaataaataaataaatacatgcaaagttttcaacacagacacttagacccgatagactggtgaaaaataaatttgaatgcagtaacgctgaaggtatggcgagacatgaattttaaactgaatagaacatccgctaaaactgctgctggggacagcaagttctagttttaaaattttcagttttatattgtagaactgtcaaaattatgaatctagaactgtcTAGTTTCATTAATACCGAGGGGTTAGTCAATGTGCGAGTGACTGGCCGCAAATTACTCGGACACTTTTTCTTCACAAAATTTCATGTAGTTAg encodes:
- the LOC131679074 gene encoding uncharacterized protein LOC131679074, with protein sequence MYDIISCAKDTQLHTFPAMEPLCTSAHVNSNGSDCHFFPDKKLFLRTNKNWGVEMMRIKDVEGKPTIANVKKITMDSLYCVACPKTDREEIAIGFTSGLIRLMNYKKSTNTKRLEPDRLANGVTFMDFSITDDVLAAVYENGTVNLYGMKTSSRVATMTFDKNTTKARFHPTRRFILSVASYNGSVMVYDTQAKKIAFNQPDAHNAPCRDIAMIASCPDNLFSVGYDNVINIFDTRKKSITWQINSNYPFESLAVSECGGYFCVGNLKGCVYGYDLRNLSAPLTTNAIHDSIVNSIAFVPKRVESEKSQLSFEQSQIPKQSEVIGESVPIPATPMAVDSPLTTPGIRSDQDSFMGDIDLFLQRRDSMDYVSRLSTSSRSSIEPRGSLNMGGNNLMGYLDDSNLDLDQIESAPTSNANQDEGFVNVNRLIKRTSVKKQCSIDRGRRSTINLENIREESDVDNSRALAEISPELNIEAQRVSNVASKRDSHRRSVNPENKENKKENTSTPITDNVDLSTEYWETPKTALSAKTDTMPANIQAAFQELKQELSYLRDEFREEMKEHFFQNKVDRKYTAQATRSHAWMGTFNLWQETHKKLERIDEVTQTGFGLLLTNDEFTQRFMALQRENEALKRRIAELEQAGARH